A region of Etheostoma cragini isolate CJK2018 chromosome 24, CSU_Ecrag_1.0, whole genome shotgun sequence DNA encodes the following proteins:
- the LOC117939378 gene encoding claudin-34-like, with the protein MRYLAHSAHAQLGSLWLSCVGWVLTAMALGLIQWRVWLVSDRGVISSGVAWVGVWRACFNSHALVTPGFRVMHCRSMSLAETFTPPEIVAAQVLMLLSLVLGLCGNAGGVYALRNIYFRTQEDSPVRLAFFTTGVLCLSAAVMSLVPLLWNLISVVTNQTIEFPPEFNMPPAPDSQHVGCGIGVGMVGTVLMMVSGIIFCTYRFPVRSQRPGGSSSPAPSVSHSRGAAVNDNPAFESHEDL; encoded by the coding sequence ATGAGGTACCTGGCCCACAGCGCCCACGCCCAGCTCGGGTCCCTCTGGCTGAGCTGCGTGGGCTGGGTGCTCACCGCCATGGCCCTGGGACTCATCCAGTGGAGGGTTTGGCTGGTGTCTGACAGGGGGGTCATCAGCTCCGGAGTGGCCTGGGTGGGCGTCTGGCGGGCCTGCTTCAACAGCCACGCCCTGGTGACCCCCGGCTTCAGGGTCATGCACTGCAGGTCCATGAGCCTGGCTGAGACCTTCACGCCTCCGGAGATCGTGGCAGCTCAGGTTCTCATGCTCCTGTCTCTGGTCCTGGGGCTGTGTGGGAACGCCGGGGGGGTTTATGCCTTGAGGAACATCTACTTCAGGACGCAGGAGGACTCCCCAGTCCGCTTGGCGTTCTTCACCACCGGCGTGCTGTGCCTGTCGGCCGCCGTGATGTCGCTCGtacctctcctgtggaacctgATCTCCGTGGTAACAAACCAGACAATAGAGTTCCCCCCCGAGTTCAACATGCCCCCGGCCCCTGATTCTCAGCACGTGGGGTGCGGCATCGGGGTCGGGATGGTGGGGACGGTCCTCATGATGGTCTCGGGGATTATTTTCTGTACGTACAGGTTCCCCGTGAGGTCACAGCGCCCGGGGGGGTCATCATCACCCGCTCCATCAGTGAGTCACAGCAGGGGGGCCGCGGTGAACGACAACCCGGCGTTCGAGTCTCACGAAGACCTGTGA